Proteins encoded by one window of Lycium barbarum isolate Lr01 chromosome 11, ASM1917538v2, whole genome shotgun sequence:
- the LOC132616651 gene encoding putative ubiquitin-conjugating enzyme E2 38 codes for MDVEIEEISSQNTEKLKNNKEAITKDNSHTVAGSTSGSLASGNNNSSNSDLTFHEDQNDGGDGMDDCDDDVSNYDDDDDDYMYYDNDDDDECDYLSMQAQFDNVDLPAGVEASVSWLNQPAHSTKALPQISSSSHLAGAETLNPTVHTLASSSFTQGSASSSSLVSGGSNSRGKEEQTEDELLEKYQNFKHFDVVEDFSDHHYSNLGFQGQQPPKAWSKKVQDEWKILENDLPDTIYVRVYEARMDLLRAVIIGPQGTPYHDGLFVFDVLFPQTYPDVPPMVYYYSGGLRLNPNLYDCGKVCLSLLNTWTGKGNERWLPKSSTMLQVLVSIQALILNAKPFFNEPGYEASYPGPEGERRSKAYNEDVFVLSLKTMTYTLRRPPKHFEDLVIGHFRCHAADILSACKAYIEGAPVGSVVKGIVQGASATEERSSTIFRESVSRMLNGLISLFTKNGAKDCDQFRA; via the exons GAGGCTATTACTAAGGATAATTCACATACTGTAGCTGGGTCCACATCTGGATCTCTTGCCTCTGGTAATAACAACAGTTCCAATTCAGACCTCACGTTTCATGAAGATCAGAATGATGGAGGCGATGGGATGGATGATTGTGATGATGATGTGTCAAActatgatgatgacgatgatgactaTATGTATTacgataatgacgatgatgatgagtgtGATTACTTGAGTATGCAGGCACAATTTGATAATGTTGATTTGCCTGCTGGTGTTGAGGCATCAGTTTCTTGGTTAAATCAACCTGCTCACAGTACAAAAGCGCTTCCCCAGATTAGCTCTTCGAGTCATCTGGCAGGTGCTGAGACATTGAATCCCACAGTTCATACGCTTGCAAGTAGTAGCTTTACTCAAGGCTCTGCTTCAAGCAGTTCTCTGGTGTCTGGAGGGTCAAATTCTCGTGGAAAGGAAGAGCAAACTGAAGATGAACTACTCGAAAAGTATCAAAATTTTAAGCATTTTGATGTGGTAGAGGACTTTTCAGATCATCATTACAGTAACTTGGGCTTCCAGGGGCAACAG ccACCTAAGGCCTGGAGCAAGAAAGTTCAGGATGAGTGGAAAATATTGGAAAATGATTTACCTG ATACAATATATGTAAGGGTCTATGAAGCAAGGATGGATCTCCTCAGGGCTGTCATTATTGGGCCACAAGGCACTCCATACCATGATGGTCTCTTTGTGTTTGATGTCCTGTTCCCTCAAACCTACCCTGATGTGCCACCA ATGGTTTACTACTACTCTGGAGGTTTGAGACTGAATCCCAACTTGTATGACTGTGGAAAAGTCTGTCTCAGTCTTCTGAACACTTGGACTGGCAAAGGTAACGAAAGGTGGTTGCCTAAGTCATCAACCATGCTGCAAGTATTGGTTTCaatacaagctctaattttgaatGCAAAGCCTTTCTTTAATGAGCCTGGATATGAAGCTTCATATCCTGGACCTGAGGGAGAGAGGAGATCTAAAGCTTACAATGAAGATGTTTTTGTTTTGTCTTTGAAGACAATGACATACACATTGAGGAGGCCACCAAAG CATTTTGAAGATCTTGTCATTGGTCACTTCCGTTGCCATGCTGCAGACATTCTCTCTGCATGCAAGGCATATATCGAAGGAGCTCCAGTTGGTTCTGTGGTCAAGGGAATAGTCCAGGGTGCTAGTGCAACCGAAGAGAGGAGCTCAACGATATTCAGGGAATCAGTATCCAGAATGCTGAATGGACTTATATCCCTTTTCACTAAGAATGGTGCCAAGGATTGTGACCAGTTTCGCGCCTAA
- the LOC132616650 gene encoding two pore calcium channel protein 1B-like isoform X1, with protein sequence MEEEYSGEMNKRSNNNGNGGGSRFNRRSGAIASESPYLKAAALVDLAEDGVGLPEEILEGSSFEKAAPLYFMFTDFKLVIGTFNSLALVILNFLERPMWYSKHLAESCISRDYYYLGELPYLTHTESLVYEVVTLLVLMVHVLFPISYEGFHLYCKSLLNRVKVILLLILVADIVIYIRFPVNFYYLPFRIAPYLRVVFFVLNNRELQDGFLLLAGMLGTYLNVVALSALFLLFSSWLAYAFFKDTQQGETMFTSYGATLYQMFLLFTASNHPDVWIPAYKDSRWYCLFFILYVLLSIYVVTNLILAGVYDSFMSELEKQVAEKDQMRLRILKKAFSVIDNAVSWTLDNLFSKEIRQYQLLIKISLISHMPLNNGFINKEQCILLFEELNKYRTIPEIPRDDFEFVFNKLDVTCDSMINLDEFARLCNVIALKFEEKASRSIFETCPRLYHSPASKKLKDFIRSPTFECIIVFILLVNFVAVIVETTLDVQNNSAQIFWQKAENIFGWLYVIEMALKVYTYGFENYWRDGKNQFDFCITCVIVTEEMTTLVGPRGLGFMSNGTWIRYLLIARMLRFIRLLMHIERFHAFVTTFLTLIHCLLPYLGTIFCILCIYCSLGLQIFGGIVNIGNPKLPKTDLAGYDYLLFNFNDYPNGMVTLFNLLVMGIWSPLMQSYKELTGTSWTYVYFFSFYLIAVLWLLNLIVVFVLEAFQAEMNLKASTRSVDGDKKGERREQRRPVGAKTRRHKLDDLHRRMSWSERTQRSSP encoded by the exons ATGGAAGAAGAGTACTCAGGTGAGATGAATAAAAGGAGTAATAATAATGGCAATGGTGGTGGCTCCAGGTTTAATCGTAGATCAGGTGCTATTGCTTCTGAATCACCTTATCTTAAAGCTGCTGCTTTAGTTGATCTT GCTGAAGATGGTGTTGGTCTACCAGAGGAAATTCTTGAGGGATCGAGCTTTGAGAAAGCAGCCCCTTTGTACTTCATGTTTACAGATTTTAAGTTAGTGATTGGGACATTTAATTCCCTTGCGCTCGTCATTCTAAACTTCCTTGAG AGACCAATGTGGTATTCTAAGCATTTGGCTGAGTCTTGTATTAGCAGAGACTACTATTATCTAGGAGAGCTACCATACTTGACTCATACCGAGTCCCTTGTATATGAG GTTGTTACTCTTCTAGTTCTTATGGTACACGTATTATTTCCAATATCATATGAAGGCTTCCATCTCTACTGTAAAAGTCTTCTTAATAGAGTGAAG GTCATTTTGCTGTTAATCTTGGTTGCAGATATTGTCATCTACATTCGTTTCCCTGTAAACTTCTATTATTTGCCATTCCGTATTGCACCCTATCTCCGCGTGGTGTTCTTTGTTTTGAACAATAG GGAACTACAAGATGGCTTCCTCCTCCTTGCAGGAATGCTTGGTACATACCTTAATGTTGTG GCTTTATCTGCTTTATTTCTTCTATTCTCGAGCTGGTTAGCATACGCCTTCTTTAAAGACACCCAGCAGGGAGAAACTATGTTTACTTCATATGGTGCGACGTTATACCAGATGTTCCTTTTATTTACGGCATCAAACCATCCAGATGTATGGATCCCTGCATACAA GGACTCACGTTGGTATTGCTTGTTTTTTATTCTCTACGTGCTATTGAGCATTTACGTTGTCACCAACTTAATTCTCGCTGGTGTATATGATAGCTTCATGAGTGAG CTTGAAAAACAAGTGGCTGAAAAGGATCAAATGAGGCTAAGGATTTTGAAAAAAGCATTTAGCGTGATCGATAATGCCGTGAGTTGGACACTTGACAACCTGTTTTCCA aaGAGATACGGCAGTACCAGCTGTTAATAAAAATCTCTCTCATATCTCATATGCCCCTT AACAATGGGTTCATCAACAAAGAGCAATGTATCCTTCTGTTTGAGGAACTTAACAAATACAG GACGATACCAGAAATTCCCAGAGATGATTTTGAGTTCGTATTCAACAAGCTGGATGTTACTTGTGACTCTATG ATAAATTTGGATGAATTTGCTAGACTATGCAATGTCATTGCACTAAAATTTGAAGAGAAAGCTTCA CGCTCAATCTTTGAGACATGTCCAAGACTCTATCATTCACCAGCATCAAAGAAGTTGAAAGACTTCATCCGAAGCCCTACATTTGAGTGCATAATAGTGTTCATTCTCCTTGTCAATTTTGTTGCTGTTATTGTTGAAACTACG CTTGATGTGCAGAATAACTCGGCTCAAATCTTTTGGCAGAAGGCAGAGAATATCTTTG GCTGGTTGTATGTCATCGAGATGGCACTAAAAGTTTACACCTATGGCTTTGAGAACTATTGGAGGGATGGTAAAAATCAATTTGATTTTTGCATCACTTGCGTCATTG TTACTGAAGAAATGACTACTCTGGTAGGCCCTCGTGGTCTGGGTTTCATGTCCAACGGAACTTG GATTCGCTATCTTCTTATCGCAAGAATGTTGCGTTTCATAAGACTGTTGATGCACATTGAGCGATTTCATGCTTTCGTTACCACATTTTTGACCCTCATACATTGTCTGCTGCCATACCTGGGGACCATATTCTGTATCTTATGCATTTACTGCTCTCTTGGTTTACAG ATCTTTGGGGGGATTGTCAATATTGGAAACCCCAAGTTACCCAAGACTGATCTTGCTGGTTATGA CTATTTGCTTTTTAACTTCAATGACTATCCAAATGGCATGGTGACACTTTTCAATTTATTGGTGATGGGAATCTGGTCACCGTTGATGCAG AGCTACAAGGAACTGACAGGGACCTCCTGGACTTATGTCTACTTCTTCAGCTTCTATCTTATTGCTGTTTTATGGCTATTAAATTTG ATTGTAGTATTTGTCTTGGAAGCTTTTCAAGCAGAAATGAACCTAAAGGCTTCAACAAGAAGTGTGGATGGTGACAAGAAG GGAGAAAGAAGAGAGCAGCGACGTCCTGTTGG TGCTAAGACTCGGAGACACAAATTAGATGATCTTCACCGTCGCATGTCTTGGTCTGAACGAACACAACGCTCCAGTCCATAA
- the LOC132616650 gene encoding two pore calcium channel protein 1B-like isoform X3, with the protein MEEEYSGEMNKRSNNNGNGGGSRFNRRSGAIASESPYLKAAALVDLAEDGVGLPEEILEGSSFEKAAPLYFMFTDFKLVIGTFNSLALVILNFLERPMWYSKHLAESCISRDYYYLGELPYLTHTESLVYEVVTLLVLMVHVLFPISYEGFHLYCKSLLNRVKVILLLILVADIVIYIRFPVNFYYLPFRIAPYLRVVFFVLNNRELQDGFLLLAGMLGTYLNVVALSALFLLFSSWLAYAFFKDTQQGETMFTSYGATLYQMFLLFTASNHPDVWIPAYKDSRWYCLFFILYVLLSIYVVTNLILAGVYDSFMSELEKQVAEKDQMRLRILKKAFSVIDNANNGFINKEQCILLFEELNKYRTIPEIPRDDFEFVFNKLDVTCDSMINLDEFARLCNVIALKFEEKASRSIFETCPRLYHSPASKKLKDFIRSPTFECIIVFILLVNFVAVIVETTLDVQNNSAQIFWQKAENIFGWLYVIEMALKVYTYGFENYWRDGKNQFDFCITCVIVTEEMTTLVGPRGLGFMSNGTWIRYLLIARMLRFIRLLMHIERFHAFVTTFLTLIHCLLPYLGTIFCILCIYCSLGLQIFGGIVNIGNPKLPKTDLAGYDYLLFNFNDYPNGMVTLFNLLVMGIWSPLMQSYKELTGTSWTYVYFFSFYLIAVLWLLNLIVVFVLEAFQAEMNLKASTRSVDGDKKGERREQRRPVGAKTRRHKLDDLHRRMSWSERTQRSSP; encoded by the exons ATGGAAGAAGAGTACTCAGGTGAGATGAATAAAAGGAGTAATAATAATGGCAATGGTGGTGGCTCCAGGTTTAATCGTAGATCAGGTGCTATTGCTTCTGAATCACCTTATCTTAAAGCTGCTGCTTTAGTTGATCTT GCTGAAGATGGTGTTGGTCTACCAGAGGAAATTCTTGAGGGATCGAGCTTTGAGAAAGCAGCCCCTTTGTACTTCATGTTTACAGATTTTAAGTTAGTGATTGGGACATTTAATTCCCTTGCGCTCGTCATTCTAAACTTCCTTGAG AGACCAATGTGGTATTCTAAGCATTTGGCTGAGTCTTGTATTAGCAGAGACTACTATTATCTAGGAGAGCTACCATACTTGACTCATACCGAGTCCCTTGTATATGAG GTTGTTACTCTTCTAGTTCTTATGGTACACGTATTATTTCCAATATCATATGAAGGCTTCCATCTCTACTGTAAAAGTCTTCTTAATAGAGTGAAG GTCATTTTGCTGTTAATCTTGGTTGCAGATATTGTCATCTACATTCGTTTCCCTGTAAACTTCTATTATTTGCCATTCCGTATTGCACCCTATCTCCGCGTGGTGTTCTTTGTTTTGAACAATAG GGAACTACAAGATGGCTTCCTCCTCCTTGCAGGAATGCTTGGTACATACCTTAATGTTGTG GCTTTATCTGCTTTATTTCTTCTATTCTCGAGCTGGTTAGCATACGCCTTCTTTAAAGACACCCAGCAGGGAGAAACTATGTTTACTTCATATGGTGCGACGTTATACCAGATGTTCCTTTTATTTACGGCATCAAACCATCCAGATGTATGGATCCCTGCATACAA GGACTCACGTTGGTATTGCTTGTTTTTTATTCTCTACGTGCTATTGAGCATTTACGTTGTCACCAACTTAATTCTCGCTGGTGTATATGATAGCTTCATGAGTGAG CTTGAAAAACAAGTGGCTGAAAAGGATCAAATGAGGCTAAGGATTTTGAAAAAAGCATTTAGCGTGATCGATAATGCC AACAATGGGTTCATCAACAAAGAGCAATGTATCCTTCTGTTTGAGGAACTTAACAAATACAG GACGATACCAGAAATTCCCAGAGATGATTTTGAGTTCGTATTCAACAAGCTGGATGTTACTTGTGACTCTATG ATAAATTTGGATGAATTTGCTAGACTATGCAATGTCATTGCACTAAAATTTGAAGAGAAAGCTTCA CGCTCAATCTTTGAGACATGTCCAAGACTCTATCATTCACCAGCATCAAAGAAGTTGAAAGACTTCATCCGAAGCCCTACATTTGAGTGCATAATAGTGTTCATTCTCCTTGTCAATTTTGTTGCTGTTATTGTTGAAACTACG CTTGATGTGCAGAATAACTCGGCTCAAATCTTTTGGCAGAAGGCAGAGAATATCTTTG GCTGGTTGTATGTCATCGAGATGGCACTAAAAGTTTACACCTATGGCTTTGAGAACTATTGGAGGGATGGTAAAAATCAATTTGATTTTTGCATCACTTGCGTCATTG TTACTGAAGAAATGACTACTCTGGTAGGCCCTCGTGGTCTGGGTTTCATGTCCAACGGAACTTG GATTCGCTATCTTCTTATCGCAAGAATGTTGCGTTTCATAAGACTGTTGATGCACATTGAGCGATTTCATGCTTTCGTTACCACATTTTTGACCCTCATACATTGTCTGCTGCCATACCTGGGGACCATATTCTGTATCTTATGCATTTACTGCTCTCTTGGTTTACAG ATCTTTGGGGGGATTGTCAATATTGGAAACCCCAAGTTACCCAAGACTGATCTTGCTGGTTATGA CTATTTGCTTTTTAACTTCAATGACTATCCAAATGGCATGGTGACACTTTTCAATTTATTGGTGATGGGAATCTGGTCACCGTTGATGCAG AGCTACAAGGAACTGACAGGGACCTCCTGGACTTATGTCTACTTCTTCAGCTTCTATCTTATTGCTGTTTTATGGCTATTAAATTTG ATTGTAGTATTTGTCTTGGAAGCTTTTCAAGCAGAAATGAACCTAAAGGCTTCAACAAGAAGTGTGGATGGTGACAAGAAG GGAGAAAGAAGAGAGCAGCGACGTCCTGTTGG TGCTAAGACTCGGAGACACAAATTAGATGATCTTCACCGTCGCATGTCTTGGTCTGAACGAACACAACGCTCCAGTCCATAA
- the LOC132616650 gene encoding two pore calcium channel protein 1B-like isoform X2 — protein MEEEYSGEMNKRSNNNGNGGGSRFNRRSGAIASESPYLKAAALVDLAEDGVGLPEEILEGSSFEKAAPLYFMFTDFKLVIGTFNSLALVILNFLERPMWYSKHLAESCISRDYYYLGELPYLTHTESLVYEVVTLLVLMVHVLFPISYEGFHLYCKSLLNRVKVILLLILVADIVIYIRFPVNFYYLPFRIAPYLRVVFFVLNNRELQDGFLLLAGMLGTYLNVVALSALFLLFSSWLAYAFFKDTQQGETMFTSYGATLYQMFLLFTASNHPDVWIPAYKDSRWYCLFFILYVLLSIYVVTNLILAGVYDSFMSELEKQVAEKDQMRLRILKKAFSVIDNAVSWTLDNLFSKIRQYQLLIKISLISHMPLNNGFINKEQCILLFEELNKYRTIPEIPRDDFEFVFNKLDVTCDSMINLDEFARLCNVIALKFEEKASRSIFETCPRLYHSPASKKLKDFIRSPTFECIIVFILLVNFVAVIVETTLDVQNNSAQIFWQKAENIFGWLYVIEMALKVYTYGFENYWRDGKNQFDFCITCVIVTEEMTTLVGPRGLGFMSNGTWIRYLLIARMLRFIRLLMHIERFHAFVTTFLTLIHCLLPYLGTIFCILCIYCSLGLQIFGGIVNIGNPKLPKTDLAGYDYLLFNFNDYPNGMVTLFNLLVMGIWSPLMQSYKELTGTSWTYVYFFSFYLIAVLWLLNLIVVFVLEAFQAEMNLKASTRSVDGDKKGERREQRRPVGAKTRRHKLDDLHRRMSWSERTQRSSP, from the exons ATGGAAGAAGAGTACTCAGGTGAGATGAATAAAAGGAGTAATAATAATGGCAATGGTGGTGGCTCCAGGTTTAATCGTAGATCAGGTGCTATTGCTTCTGAATCACCTTATCTTAAAGCTGCTGCTTTAGTTGATCTT GCTGAAGATGGTGTTGGTCTACCAGAGGAAATTCTTGAGGGATCGAGCTTTGAGAAAGCAGCCCCTTTGTACTTCATGTTTACAGATTTTAAGTTAGTGATTGGGACATTTAATTCCCTTGCGCTCGTCATTCTAAACTTCCTTGAG AGACCAATGTGGTATTCTAAGCATTTGGCTGAGTCTTGTATTAGCAGAGACTACTATTATCTAGGAGAGCTACCATACTTGACTCATACCGAGTCCCTTGTATATGAG GTTGTTACTCTTCTAGTTCTTATGGTACACGTATTATTTCCAATATCATATGAAGGCTTCCATCTCTACTGTAAAAGTCTTCTTAATAGAGTGAAG GTCATTTTGCTGTTAATCTTGGTTGCAGATATTGTCATCTACATTCGTTTCCCTGTAAACTTCTATTATTTGCCATTCCGTATTGCACCCTATCTCCGCGTGGTGTTCTTTGTTTTGAACAATAG GGAACTACAAGATGGCTTCCTCCTCCTTGCAGGAATGCTTGGTACATACCTTAATGTTGTG GCTTTATCTGCTTTATTTCTTCTATTCTCGAGCTGGTTAGCATACGCCTTCTTTAAAGACACCCAGCAGGGAGAAACTATGTTTACTTCATATGGTGCGACGTTATACCAGATGTTCCTTTTATTTACGGCATCAAACCATCCAGATGTATGGATCCCTGCATACAA GGACTCACGTTGGTATTGCTTGTTTTTTATTCTCTACGTGCTATTGAGCATTTACGTTGTCACCAACTTAATTCTCGCTGGTGTATATGATAGCTTCATGAGTGAG CTTGAAAAACAAGTGGCTGAAAAGGATCAAATGAGGCTAAGGATTTTGAAAAAAGCATTTAGCGTGATCGATAATGCCGTGAGTTGGACACTTGACAACCTGTTTTCCA AGATACGGCAGTACCAGCTGTTAATAAAAATCTCTCTCATATCTCATATGCCCCTT AACAATGGGTTCATCAACAAAGAGCAATGTATCCTTCTGTTTGAGGAACTTAACAAATACAG GACGATACCAGAAATTCCCAGAGATGATTTTGAGTTCGTATTCAACAAGCTGGATGTTACTTGTGACTCTATG ATAAATTTGGATGAATTTGCTAGACTATGCAATGTCATTGCACTAAAATTTGAAGAGAAAGCTTCA CGCTCAATCTTTGAGACATGTCCAAGACTCTATCATTCACCAGCATCAAAGAAGTTGAAAGACTTCATCCGAAGCCCTACATTTGAGTGCATAATAGTGTTCATTCTCCTTGTCAATTTTGTTGCTGTTATTGTTGAAACTACG CTTGATGTGCAGAATAACTCGGCTCAAATCTTTTGGCAGAAGGCAGAGAATATCTTTG GCTGGTTGTATGTCATCGAGATGGCACTAAAAGTTTACACCTATGGCTTTGAGAACTATTGGAGGGATGGTAAAAATCAATTTGATTTTTGCATCACTTGCGTCATTG TTACTGAAGAAATGACTACTCTGGTAGGCCCTCGTGGTCTGGGTTTCATGTCCAACGGAACTTG GATTCGCTATCTTCTTATCGCAAGAATGTTGCGTTTCATAAGACTGTTGATGCACATTGAGCGATTTCATGCTTTCGTTACCACATTTTTGACCCTCATACATTGTCTGCTGCCATACCTGGGGACCATATTCTGTATCTTATGCATTTACTGCTCTCTTGGTTTACAG ATCTTTGGGGGGATTGTCAATATTGGAAACCCCAAGTTACCCAAGACTGATCTTGCTGGTTATGA CTATTTGCTTTTTAACTTCAATGACTATCCAAATGGCATGGTGACACTTTTCAATTTATTGGTGATGGGAATCTGGTCACCGTTGATGCAG AGCTACAAGGAACTGACAGGGACCTCCTGGACTTATGTCTACTTCTTCAGCTTCTATCTTATTGCTGTTTTATGGCTATTAAATTTG ATTGTAGTATTTGTCTTGGAAGCTTTTCAAGCAGAAATGAACCTAAAGGCTTCAACAAGAAGTGTGGATGGTGACAAGAAG GGAGAAAGAAGAGAGCAGCGACGTCCTGTTGG TGCTAAGACTCGGAGACACAAATTAGATGATCTTCACCGTCGCATGTCTTGGTCTGAACGAACACAACGCTCCAGTCCATAA